TTCCACGCAAAAGTAAGAAACgttacagaagaggaatacaggatcggaagatttggactagaggaccggaatgaaaatggaagtCGTCTCGTTGTTGTCcaccgctcgcctctttcatggaaactctcttttcatgaagaaagatcatcgtcgatGGACAaagggaatcgcccaatggcgtgactcgtgcggagatcgaccacatactcaccaaccggtgGTGGTGTCTGCTTGACGTCTCAGTCGTAATAttcttttgtagtggttctgaccaccgtccccttcgtgcgaaaatacgacttagccacacgatggaaaagaacatctgctatcggcaacaaaggagaaaagaagtcgtctacgacgattgcataCTAGAGGTCTCCTTGCcacaaggtgactggcacatcgaggaggacccaaatgTGGACTatgagatgctgctcagaggattgcgagcctgtgctgagcgtgtcTCGATGCTGCctacgacaaacttggatcgagtTTCGAAggccaccaaggaattgttggaaagaaggactttgaggcttgatccgaatgcatcgcacattgagcggttagtagcaaacactagctgcagaaaaccgttgcaggagaaaaacaagcaaaaaaacagGCAgtgagtctaaagaagtgccgcagggatctccgtgAATATAATATTCTGCTAACAGCcatgctgagcgaagacgagGCTCgtacgtcttctcgtcgtgagatggaaatcattacggagaggttctactcgaagcTTTaacgttcatcaactcctatgtcaagcccgatcatccccactggtgaagctccaccacgaaCGGactctcccttcggaagtacgggTCGCTATCGAGAGCATGGAATGCCACATgagacctgattttatatcagcagactttcttcgggctagTAGCCATCCATTTCATGTAATCTTGGCAATGCACATGACaccctatcttcagaaagaaaggattccagaccagtggaagacctcgcgaatcGTTCTTATTCATATAAAGGTGAGAGAGAGGACCtccggaactaccgtccgatatgcttgctgagcgtgttatacaaagtctTCACCGAGATCACCCTCATGCGCATATccaggacgctggatgaagcccagcctcgaGAACAaactggattccgtcaggggttcagctgcttggaccacatccagaccgtgtcgagggtcatagagctttgccgggaataccgcctgccccttgttctaaccttcgtcgactatgagaaagccttcgacagcgtagaaacaaatgcaatactatcagcgctggtcgatcaaggtgtggattcgtcgtatgtgaggacatcaGCCAATTGTCACGATCGATGCGCCATTAAGGTACAGCTTTTTCACCgccccctcaccatacccattggaaattTGGAACactaaaaagagaaatatatcTACACTACAGGAATCCATcatataataaattataaacaaTCTCCAAGACCTCTCTTCTGGCGAAACtgtatcgccgaagctgttcacggctgcattacaatggatactgaaatcacttttctgggaagaaaggcgcatacgtgttgatggaagatttctctcgaaccttcgtttcgcggacgacatcgttctcttttcgagcaaaacccatgaagcagaaacgatgctcaacgaattgaacgaagcagggaagagagtaggactgcgaataaacagaaagaagccacagttcatgaagaacgcctaatgcgtggacggaggagtacaacttgaaagCTCCCAAaccgtggaaacttcgtcatacgtatacctcggacgttctatgaacatggaaaacgacttgaaggaagaactgaatagaagaatgagagcagcatgggcagcattcgcacccgtcagggaagctacggacgaactgacggaccaatatcttcgtgcccatctgttcgactcgacagttcttccagcgctctgttacgcagctgAGACGTGggcaccgctgccacgtctaggaagctacttactacccacagagcccttgagagatgccttctgaagtttaaccggcgcacacaacacctagccggtcttcgcagctccgacttaagagaaatgtcccgtcttcgcgacccagcggaatatatatatatagaaagcaaaacatagatgggccggtcacatcatgagaagaatcgacgatagatggactaaaagaacgctagcgtggatcccaagagatgctaaacgccgccaacgagatggggtgacgtgttctcTACATGGATGGACCAGATGAGAGCTCTGCTGGATAcagctcaaggacctcgtcaacgtcactcacgaaacttgagaacatcttggatgacaatggcgagggaacgaaatgagtggaagagatgctggggcccgcacgtccagtgaagaggGACTATCTAAGTATCTATGTAAGTAAGTAACTGTATGCATCCACGCAAGCTGAAGTCGCTTTGAGGAACTATGATGAGAAGTACTTATGTATATGTTTATGCTTATACGAAGGATACAAAAAACTGGCGTTGATCAGTACACAAGTTATACGCCAACGTGTTCTATATTCAGAAGGTATATGAACGCGTATCTGAGCTACAATGAATACTTGCGGCGGATAGCCGATCTGtcaagacagtgtttttatcctcccagacaagtctggtaccaatttatcgacctcggaaggATGAGAGACATGATTATTCATTAGTAGGATGCAGCCACATGTTTTTTTAGGCGCTTTTGGGACAGCCAAGTCACTGAGTAAGCCGTTAGAGTTATTAgactcaaacaattctgaaaagATTGGGATGAGTTGTGAATGCTTGACTTCAtacactttgtcctttttcctttatcgtGTAGTGGAGATCCATGAGATCACCATATGTTACATGTTACGGGAATATTCACTCAATTTCTGAGCCATCTAAATAATTGACAGAATCTTTACTACATAGTGGAGTTAGTAAGATCACGAGTGTTACGTGCTGCATTCCGGGCCAGCAATGCTGATTCGAGGTGCTGTGAAGAATGCACGATCAGATTTCTCTGATTATCTGCTAGTCGTGCAGAACTACACAGAAAAACGTGCCAGAAATTGAATCCTTACAAACTTTTATTCACAACGTACTATACCTAAAATAAGTGACAActatgaaaacaaagaaaagagagcTCCTCGGAACTAGCCGCGTTCTGTGAAGAAGGCCAGTTCACACCTTCACCAGGGACGTTATGCAGCTCCCGGCGTAGCGAACTCGAAGCGACTTCAAGGGCGGTACACGTGTGTAAGAGCCTGTGCTCAAAGTGAGGCGGTGACATATAGCGTTTGGCATCGAGAGAGGACCTTTACAAGCATCATTCGTTGCTGCAGTCTTACCTTAccgaaggtcccacctcgattccaacttgTACCTCTACGGTGCCGTAGCGCAAGCAACTGTTTTGACCAGACTGTACAAGCCATTAACGCCGACTGTGTATCCATGCATCATAAGTATTTGAAGCACGGAGAGGGGACGAAAGATGACCAGAAGTGTTAGAATTTGGTGAGAATCGACGAAATTTACGGTGGGAGAATGCACAACAAAGCCAACTTCTTCCCGCGGGCTGATAAGACGTCTCCTAGGTGAATAGCGATTGTGTTGGCACTTAGTTGTTGCAGTTAGATTTTCTCCTGCTCATCACCTCCGCAAAGCAGTAAAATAGAACTTGATGCGCACACACCAGCCACGAGAAGTACATATAAGTCGGTTCTGAGAACACTACTTTCGCAATACTTTTAATACTGTAAACTTGTAAGAGCAGTTTCAAAATAGTTTTCGTTTCGAGTCGTGTTAGTTTCAACCTGATACAAGGTCCTCTGCCACTGGTAATTTGACCAGACCGTACAGAACCCCCTCGATCGGTCACCATAGAGCCCAAGGTCTGAGACAACTCAATTCGACGTGGAAAGACCGGTGCTAGTCAGAGAATTAGATCTCTTCGTTAGCTTTCATCACAGATAATCACTACATATAAGCAAcatcttccaattttttaggACTATAAGTAACGTTGCTAGTGGCCTGCTATTAGCACTGCTTCAGCAATTGGAAGAACTCGAACCCCCTGCCAGAGGCCCACACTATGGTCCTCTGTAACAATCTTCCAGGAAGTCGCCTAGAATGATAAACAGTTCGGGTACCACTGATCTATTCGATTCTCGGTTTATTAGAACGGTTTGCATTTTCACTGTGATACTCGCAAGCTAAATTTCGAACTATATCAATAGTGGACAAAACCAAACTTCGAAAACCAGAATCAGAAGGAATGGAAATAACTTTCTGAATACACGCACCTGTAACAACAGAATCagtttagttcttttttgacaCTCCTTTTAGCAGACAGCTTAAAAATATGAGACAATGAAAATACGCCTGATTGGAGCTGTTATGAGCGTTGTAAGCCCACGCACAATCAGGACTAGAAGTTCATAATCAAATCAGACTTTTCGGCTTATTCATAATCGACTGTCCAGATgagactttaaaggcatcaccccacgaatctggtgtggtacgggttttgtggtggagtattcgtatacggcatagtagattatggagaggggtgtgattccgtccatttcttcctaataaccgtaaaaaacggcccggaagatgcggcgcgtgcacaaggctgcgcgctccaatcgaactccttgtagaaaatagagcaccggaacgcccgaagtcgtatcttctgggctgtttttttacggcaattaggaagaaatggacgggatcgtccctctccataatctacgatcccgtatacgaatacttcacctgaaatccgtaccaccttagattcgtggggtcatGCTTTTAATTCACATATAGTCATATAGACCTCATTTAGTCAGATTAGTGTATTTTTGTTCTCACTCGTAAGGCTCCACAAGTGTAACTCCACTTATAGCTTATGTTTCCTTTGCTCATTTCTGACAGAAAAGAACCGGACAAAACTTGTGACGAAGGCGTGCAATATTTATGGAAACCACAATCACCACGtttttgaatagaaaacaCACCGGAATTCGCACCAGCTCATTAAAACTTCAGACTACTAACagatataataataagaaaacgGCGGTCAAAGATTGTGCACAAAAAAGTACAACAACGAGGAAGACGGAATGACCCTCAACTGACGCTGATTTTACCGACGTCTTTCAAAAGGAATGAATTAGCTGGAGTGAAGCTGTAGGAATTTTGAAGACAACACGCATGATGAACGATGGCATATCAACCATCAAGGCAGATCTGGAAAATGTCTAACAGGTAAGGGTgctcgaataaataaatagttgacAACATAAGAAAACAGTGAATGCTTCGGGACTAACTAGATTCTGCGAAGTGTAAATGTGGGTGCTAAGGTAGTCGGGAGACAATACTCAACCAACCGCGCTCTCTCTTGGGCTTGTATTTCGGTACGCAAAAGAAAGCGGTCATAAACAAAGATCGTTCTTAACTGTCAAACGTCCCTCTTTTTCCCCCTCTTGGGCTGCTCGCAGATTTCAGAGCCGCGCGGTTTAGCAGCTCTGCGGTTCTGGcggttattgactattcacaagagtgcgctcaataaccaccaaaaccacAGAGCtggcggctctgaactctgcagGAACCCTTGGGAAgcatttgagaaggcgataATTCACAAATCGATAACTCAACACTGTAATTGAATAGTTAAGACAGTTAGTGCTCTAAAACTTCAGCATTAGCCTTCGAGAGTCCTCTgctaagagaaaagagaaagatagGGCAGCGACGTACCCCATTTCATGGAGGATTTCGTAACCCAACAACCATCATAAAAGCTACACCACTGAATCGAAAAACTCTAGTCAGGAAAGACAGATCAATGtgtgaataaaaattattgcaTGCGAAGatcttttaggttttttttctttgaaactacTATACGATATGACTTAGCCACTCACTTCTGGTAAGCCTGATTGAAGAGTTTGGTAAGGTTAAAGCATTATTAGTTTCCGTTCTAACGTCCTTCGTCTCTTCTTTAATAGCTTCAGCCTACATAtcgtagatcctctaagaccaaTGCTTGGGTTTTAGAACCCCGTAtgactcagctattcacttccactAATGACctgtcgattgatgaactatcgccttctcaaatgcttctctgttttttcaaatggaaaagCCATTAGCCCTTAAGGACGATCTTTGTATTCTATGGACACTTTTTTGCGCGCTGAAGTGCAAGCCATATGGAGCGCGGGTGGACTACTACCAATAATTAGAAGCAACATCAGCGGAATTCCACTTAAGTTTGGCATGCTAAATAGGGCACCTGATATTTGAAGAACcttgagtttgaaaaaaagaaaaataaaagtgaaattgaTAGATTCAGCTCACCATTACGGGGCAGCCTAATAGCCAATCTCTTCTAGATATTTGGCGAGCTTCTCAACGGAGGTGCGCACTTGTGCAGATACTTGATTCTCACCCTCATAAACAGCGATAAGAACAGCAGATTTCGTCTTCGCTGCAAAGAATCCGCTTTTGTCCTTCTTACCAAATATAAGATTCTCCTCCGTACGAGGGACGATGTAATGGATGTCTTCGAGATCTACACCGTGAGCTGGAACGTCAGCGAGATTGTCAAAGAGGGAGACGAATTTCTTAAGTTCAGCATCCGTAGCCGCGAACGTATTTCCATTCTGAGTGCGAGCCCAAACAGAGCCGTCAGCGCTACCGACGATAGCAGCACGCTTAATGGCAGGTGACGCCTCAGTCATAGTGTTGATATAAGCGTCCCAGCCCGacatctgaaaagaaagagaatagTGGATTCAGTGAAGATACAGAATATGTAGTATCAGCGAGAGAACAGAACTAGAGAGAATCACGCATTTACTATAATACTAATGGAGAAAGAACTGCAGAGAATCAAATAACACTTATAACACAACTTTTCGCACATTCCTATGCTGACTCATTCCAAAAACCGTATGTACCGCCTCCATTTCCCGTGgttgtttcaagaaaaaaatggtaacATTTATATAGTCCTGATTTAGCATAAAACAAGGCAGCAGTCTTAAAGGAAggttatttctggaaagaaaagagggaaGTAGAGGAAAGGATCTTAAGGGTAAATTATGTCGGTTTCTACTACTAAAAGAACTAAGCTAATTAAAAATAGAACTAGAAACAACACCCGACCAATAGGTATGTGCTGTATATTTCGACGAGCAGTGGAAGTAAGCGTTTTGGTAGAGTCTCAAAATCTCAAAGTTAATTGATAATTGTACATTCATCAAAAACATCTATGCATTctttaagaagaagaatgtgaagtcctgaaaagaagaaaagactttctcaaatgagaaaaaagttactTGTAGCCACGCACAtacaggaggaaacgagctgGCTCGTGAAATGACTGTATGTGACACTGACATACACATTCCAGAAAACGCTGAGATAGATGGAATTCCATAAAATACTATATCGCAGATATCCACAGTACTGAACACAAACCCTTCATTACGAGGGAAACTGCTGTATGAGTCCCTAGGTCAGGTGGGCCCATTCGCCTAAACAAAAGGGGACTCCgctggggttttttttttgtacgcaAGCAGTGCTCCTCGATAGGAAAACTGAGCACACAACCACACAAAACTCATTCAATAAACCAGAATGCTGCATGGTACAAACAACAAATCCGCCTGCTTATTCTATCGACTCACTGACCCTTCACGGCTCTTCCTCAAGGAATAGACCAGCAGCATTCAAACACTCACCAACTGCAAAGCACAAGTGAATGCAGAGTGCTCGTAAACATTCGTTACGAACCCTTAAAGCATAACATTCTCAGGACTACAAAGACAGGTAAGAATATAAAGAGGGGACGTAAGTCAGGGCATGTGACATTAGTGAGAACGTTCGATATCGGTGGCAGCGGTGCAATGGTGTGGGTCACTGACAAAAAAACTGGCAACACTCCAACGTTTGAAAAGACTAACGCGTTGAGGCGTGTGCGTATCAACAGACGCAACACGAACCTGTATGGGAAGTTGCTTGCCGTCGCAATTGGCGCGTGACCTAAAGCATCCACATTTTTTAGATCGTTTACTTCAACGTGTTAAATCGGTCTTTTGTAGTATGAATGTGGTGTTTTTGCGTTGTGATTCTTTGCGGATATCATGTTCTTGGTGTTTGCATTCGTTGCGGTGTTGGATTGTTTACGGACTACCTTCACGAACCAAACTGTTTCCGATGTCGATGTAAATGATGCGAGAGAAAGTTGCAATTGTTATCAAGAATTGCTTTAGGTACTTCGCAGTCTTACAGTCGCGAAGTGCATCATCACTATGAGGGAAAAGGTGAGTCCgacatgttttttgtttttttaattaaatgcTTCGTTTCGAAAGTGCTGAACGTGGGCATTACCAAAAAACTAATGTGGTGGGGTACTAGCCATGGTGTTTAGTCTCATCAAGCGTTTGATGGATCAGAAAGTCTTGCCTTGTATGCCATTCAGGATCTTCGAGGGGTTTTGCCGTTACGCAAATTACTTGCTGCGAATATAGTTGCTATTGTAAAACTCATTTGAAGACTGTTTTTGCGTCTTAGTTCTGATGTAAATGTCGCACACAGTTTTATACCATTTGGCTACAGTTTTCTTCTTACCTTTTCTTTCCCTTACATCGATGAAGAAGTTCAGAGAATTGCACTTCCGCAGCTTTTTGCAGGCGCAAATTTACATTTCGTTGTGTTTGCCAGTTACTggtatcagttttttttcaagggtACTCGGGCATGTACGAGCAGATGCACTCCATTCTAGAGCTACGCGTCTTTCTTT
The Necator americanus strain Aroian chromosome I, whole genome shotgun sequence genome window above contains:
- a CDS encoding hypothetical protein (NECATOR_CHRI.G2875.T1), which gives rise to MEKNICYRQQRRKEVVYDDCILEVSLPQGDWHIEEDPNVDYEMLLRGLRACAERVSMLPTTNLDRVSKATKELLERRTLRLDPNASHIERPIIPTGEAPPRTDSPFGSTGRYREHGMPHET
- a CDS encoding hypothetical protein (NECATOR_CHRI.G2875.T2), with the translated sequence MEKNICYRQQRRKEVVYDDCILEVSLPQGDWHIEEDPNVDYEMLLRGLRACAERVSMLPTTNLDRVSKATKELLERRTLRLDPNASHIERDLREYNILLTAMLSEDEARTSSRREMEIITERPVEDLANRSYSYKGEREDLRNYRPICLLSVLYKVFTEITLMRISRTLDEAQPREQTGFRQGFSCLDHIQTVSRVIELCREYRLPLVLTFVDYEKAFDSVETNAILSALVDQGVDSSYVRTSANCHDRCAIKEELNRRMRAAWAAFAPVREATDELTDQYLRAHLFDSTVLPALCYAAETWAPLPRLGSYLLPTEPLRDAF
- a CDS encoding hypothetical protein (NECATOR_CHRI.G2876.T1) codes for the protein MSGWDAYINTMTEASPAIKRAAIVGSADGSVWARTQNGNTFAATDAELKKFVSLFDNLADVPAHGVDLEDIHYIVPRTEENLIFGKKDKSGFFAAKTKSAVLIAVYEGENQVSAQVRTSVEKLAKYLEEIGY